One region of Thunnus albacares chromosome 20, fThuAlb1.1, whole genome shotgun sequence genomic DNA includes:
- the LOC122971252 gene encoding stonustoxin subunit beta-like, giving the protein MFTNRFENMSSDTMTVAALGRPFTIGMLYDARQDKLIPGYTLWDKTTLKENTTESFNPSSNFKITASDSIESKSHLLDIDASLKASFLSGLIEVGGSAKYLNNQKKLKNQSRVTFQYKATTNFKQLSMTPLGTMDTQQTDVIEKGLATHVVTGILYGANAFFVFDSEKLDASSVQNIQGSMEAVIKKIPSFNIEGHVDIKLTEEEKDLTNKFSCKFHGDFILESNPATFVDAVKTYVELPKLLGEKGEHVAPLKVWLMPLKNLHPAAAELMSEISVGLVRKAEDALEGIREIEMRCNDSLEDKVSEDFPEIRKTLSTFQKLCNYYTSALQQTMKKALPSIREGKEDESSLRKLFEDRDKSPFSQDKLSKWMDHKEREITVIRFCVDMMEGTNTKIVKNQSELDREIFDPDVKNTLCFVFTSVESADPCLDAMTKYLDSPEIRCTNEDHWYFSDEVLTKMREKAKAFHDLAKPLKDSSSVRFLVTATANEKYEGATIYHYKEGKLVTDDFSKPDVPSDVTTITDKSALMWYACDLSLDPNTVNCDLILSNNDKKVTHGAWQGYPDHPGRFDICPQVLCREGLTGRHYWEAEWSDGYNEDKAVGVTYKQIDRKGDSILCYLGGSDNSWCFGGNTMIPELFAGHSDHWWRGSIPSTGCKRVGVYLDWPAGTLSFYNVSSSTLSHIKTFNARFNKPVYPGCYIKNQSGSVFFCPVE; this is encoded by the exons ATGTTCACCAACAGGTTCGAAAACATGTCTTCAGATACCATGACAGTAGCTGCACTGGGTCGACCCTTCACCATAGGGATGCTCTATGATGCTCGGCAGGATAAACTAATCCCAG GTTACACCTTGTGGGACAAAACAACTCTAAAAGAGAACACAACTGAAAGCTTCAATCCCAGCAGTAACTTTAAGATTACGGCATCTGACTCCATTGAATCCAAGTCTCATCTGCTGGACATTGATGCTTCCCTGAAGGCCAGTTTCCTGAGTGGACTGATTGAAGTTGGAGGATCTGCCAAATACCTGAACAATCAGAAGAAACTCAAGAACCAGAGCAGAGTGACGTTTCAGTACAAAGCTACCACCAACTTCAAGCAGTTGTCGATGACTCCTCTTGGAACCATGGACACGCAACAAACAGATGTTATTGAGAAGGGCCTTGCAACACATGTAGTTACAGGCATCCTTTATGGAGCAAATGCTTtctttgtatttgacagtgagAAGTTAGATGCTAGCAGCGTTCAGAACATCCAGGGCAGCATGGAAGCTGTGATAAAGAAAATTCCATCATTTAATATTGAGGGGCATGTTGACATCAAGCTgactgaggaagaaaaagacCTGACAAACAAATTCTCCTGCAAATTCCATGGGGACTTCATTCTTGAAAGCAATCCTGCAACATTTGTAGATGCAGTGAAGACCTATGTAGAGCTTCCAAAGCTACTGGGAGAAAAGGGAGAACATGTTGCTCCACTGAAGGTCTGGCTGATGCCATTGAAGAATTTGcatcctgcagctgctgagctGATGAGTGAGATCAGTGTTGGACTAGTGAGGAAAGCTGAAGATGCTCTAGAAGGTATTAGGGAGATAGAAATGAGATGCAACGATTCCCTGGAAGACAAAGTGTCAGAGGATTTTCCAGAGATTCGCAAAACGCTGAGCACTTTCCAAAAACTGTGTAATTATTACACATCTGCGCTCCAACAGACCATGAAGAAGGCACTTCCCTCCATCCGTGAAGGCAAAGAAGATGAGAGCTCATTAAGAAAACTCTTTGAAGACAGAGACAAGTCACCATTCAGTCAGGACAAACTAAGCAAGTGGATGGATCACAAGGAGAGAGAAATCACTGTCATTAGGTTCTGTGTAGACATGATGGAgggaacaaacacaaagatcGTCAAAAATCAGTCAGAGTTGGATAGAGAGATTTTTGATCCAGATGTAAAGAATACTCTGTGCTTTGTTTTCACCTCTGTGGAAAGTGCTGACCCCTGCCTTGATGCGATGACCAAGTACTTGGATTCACCTGAAATAAGATGTACCAATGAAGACCACTGGTACTTCTCAGATGAAGTGTTGaccaaaatgagagaaaaagccAAAGCTTTCCATGACCTTGCCAAACCTCTCAAGGACAGCAGCAGTGTCCGTTTCCTTGTAACAGCCACAGCAAATGAGAAATACGAAGGAGCAACCATCTACCATTACAAGGAGGGCAAACTGGTCACTGATGATTTTTCAAAGCCTGACGTCCCATCTGATGTGACGACTATCACAGACAAAAGTGCTTTAATGTGGt atGCCTGTGATCTCTCCCTGGACCCGAACACAGTAAACTGCGACCTTATTCTTTCTAACAACGACAAGAAGGTGACACATGGAGCATGGCAGGGATATCCTGATCACCCAGGAAGGTTTGATATTTGCCCTCAGGTGTTGTGCAGAGAGGGGCTAACTGGGCGCCATTACTGGGAGGCAGAGTGGAGTGATGGTTATAATGAAGATAAAGCTGTAGGTGTCACATACAAACAAATTGACAGGAAAGGAGACAGTATCCTGTGTTATTTAGGAGGTAGTGATAACTCATGGTGTTTTGGTGGAAATACTATGATACCAGAGCTCTTTGCGGGGCACAGTGATCACTGGTGGCGTGGCTCCATTCCCTCTACTGGCTGCAAACGAGTTGGAGTGTATCTGGACTggcctgctggcactctgtccttctacaatGTCTCCTCTAGCACACTGAGTCACATCAAGACCTTTAATGCTCGGTTCAACAAGCCTGTTTATCCAGGCTGCTACATTAAGAATCAATCTGGATCTGTGTTCTTTTGCCCAGTTGAGTAA